The Argentina anserina chromosome 5, drPotAnse1.1, whole genome shotgun sequence genome includes the window CATCATCATTCTCATACTTTCCTTCCAACGATGAATCCATCAACAACAATACATTCTGTCCCCTTATGAGATCTAGTGCCTGAAAGATATAGTGATCCCTCATCATTTatttgagaaataaaaaataaaccaaAACTGCGTATCCATGTCGATGTCTGTCTCGGCCACAGATTATATCCAAAAATGTACCAAATAATTGAGTAATCTATTGTGATACCCTACTGAAAAAATGTAAGGGAGGTAATGAACCAGAAACCCAAAAttctattataaaaaaaagtaaaataaatattaaaaaaaacaatgcaTTTGAATCTCTTAACCAAAGGGGTATCACTGAGAGCcagattattaattttaaaataaacttAATGAGCCTAAACGGTTTGTGGAATTCAattctttctttcctttttccacGAAAGAAAGTATCTTGTcgtgaaaataaaaaacaaatagtATCActgaaaccaaaacatatcaaaATTATAAACCGTGCTTATGTAAAAAGTAGAAACAAATGTGAATAAATTTCGTGACAATGACACTTTAATCATCATAGTTGTATGGAGTGCTAATGAAAATTCAAGCAGTAGCAACCCAAAGAAGCAGTAgattccaaaaacaaaaaaacatagtaTAAAGAGCTAGATATATAAACCTGAGATCGTGCggtaaaaaaacataaataaagAGAACATCTCTCACATAAACTATGCACCTGAGCTGTACACAGCATAGGAACTATGCACGGAAAATGTCAGTGAATTCACATaagataaaaataacaaaagccTACACTACACAACAAGAACAACGTAAAGGATTATGGATTGATGAAATGGAATTCCACATACATGGAGCGGAGGAATATGTTTTCCACTCAAAAGGTCCAATAGGACAGTTCCATAACTGTAGATAACACTCTCTGGGATGACCCTGCCTGCAAAAAAATTTAACACTAGTCAAATATACTAAAAATCATCTTCTTACCTATACAATGTCTATACCATTTCctaaatttcaagttttaaaACAAGATAACAAActaaaaattgatatttattaCTGTAACAAAAAATTTCCTTGCACCAAGAGAAGATAATTTCCATATATCAAGGTGTACTTTATCTCATGGTAACTGTAAGACCCTTTTATTGTTTATCACATGTGaattacaaaattataatCATGTACTTTAACCTTCAACAGAATCTTGTGTTCATCTCTACAAAAACATTTCTGATCTCCGTAACAACAGTAATTTTACCTGTCCGTAAAAACTCAGGCGGAGTGTAAGCTAAATTAGTACTGTAGCTTTTTCCATCGCGGCTGTTTTTCATGAGGCCAAAACTAGACAAGCGAGGGTCACCATCCTGACAAAAAATTGTACGTCAGTTATAATCTGGAAAGAGTTGATACATTTAACGTAGaaatatttaatattttgacatTAAAGTGCCTGTCTAAGCAAAGGGAAAGACTAGCACTGATCCATTTTGGTGATAATCTAACATTGAATGCAATAGGAAGCATTAAATGTTATAATAAAGACTACAAACCGATAAACTCATCAGAGCTCAAATTTGAGATAAGTTTACCCTGCATCCCCTTATATGTTGGGAAGATCGAGCAAACGTTGGCCCAGAACAACTATTTTAGCAGAATTTGAATAGTTGTTTAAAGGCATGGTTATTTTGTCCTTTTCCCATTTAAATTGTGCCAAACTTCTTCGTGCAGTTTATAAGAAAAATGAACACTGGCATGCAAAATGTAGAGTCTAGTGCATTAATTTGAAGGCAAAAGAATGGCATTCATAATCAACTCAACAAAATAACTGAGTTCTTCATTACAAATTCACAAGCATACCTCGTCAAATAGAACTCTATATGCATTCAAATCATGATAGATCTTCCGATTTTCTGTGTTACAATGATCAAGTGCCTGGACAATATAATGCGCAACTCTGACACGCATTTCCCATGGCAATGGCTGCTTATCCCCtaaaagaaatcaaaagtAACCATTATGAGATTGAGAAGAAACCATAATACCATGAGCAGGGGCATCTGCAGCATTTCAATTATTGACCACTAAAAAAGTGTTATCAGCGTAGTCATATACACTAAGATTGGTTACAAAAGATTTTATTTTGGGGATCTAAAATAATGAGATTTTTCAGAAGCTTCTACCTGCTACATTTGTGTCAAAGGAGGGGCTTTATCTTATGGGTGCAGAAAAGTGCTGGGTTaaagcaaaaagaaaaagaggaaaGAAAGGTTTACCCTGCTGAGGCACATAAAGTGTTTGGAAAAAAGACCAAAGCAAAAAGAAGATGGATTACAAAGTTTTGTATAGCATAAGAATTTAGCAAATCCATGATGTGCACTGAAAgtaatgagagagagagagagagagagagagagagagaagagtggCAATACAATGAAAGAGATGCTTGGAAAGAGTATCATTGGGCATGTACTGAGCCACCAAGAGGCGTTCTTCTCCTTCAGCACAGCAACCAATCAGATTCACTAATCTCTTATGCCTCAACTTCCCAACTCCCGCAGCCTCAGCCTGCCCAATCATAGGCAATAACATCAGACTCAATGCCAAATTAATCCAATATTGCTATAAGCCTACAGGGTTGTTTGTTTTtggaaacaaaaagaaaaatcacgGAAAAATAGAATATCCAATGCAGTTGGCTTTAAATCTTAGTCTTCTGCCATCATTACCAGATCAATACAGAACAAACGAAAACCCAAAAAGGAACATAAACATTGAATGTTCTGTTACAAAAGTATTCATCATTTCTATCTAAAAAAACTTCCTTTTTGGTTactaaaagtctaaaactATCCTTTTCCCTAATTTCCTCGCAAATCAAAAACTAAAGAAACGAATTTTGGTGCTTTTACCACAAACTGCTGAGCGTCAGGCCAAGACTGCTTGGAGAAGCGTTTAACAGCAACAAGGCGATTGTTTTCAAGCTTCCCTTTGTAAACTACATTTGGGGCTTTCTCGCCACTCTCGGAAACTATGAACTCTGAGATGAACCCATTCGTGGCCTTCCTCAGCTCGTTTAAACTGTACTCCTTAAACGCCGGGACTTGGTCCCCAACTTCAGCTTGATCCCCATCAGCTTCAAAAAGATCAAAAACCACAAAGCCATCAGCTtcaaaaatccaaatcaagaaacaataagaaaatgaagcaAAAACCCATCAAGGAGACAAGTACCCGGGTCGGGTTTGAGAGGCTCGGGAAGAGGAGAGGGGTCGTCGGGGGAGTGGAGGTGGGCGGTTTTGGACTGTAAGCAACCCATTTTTCAGTGGTGCTGGAGTTGAAAGTGAGTCAAGGTTacatagaagaagaagaggaagaggaagaaggaaGGAAGAGAGAAATGGAAGGTGGTGTTGGGTTTTGGAAGGTGAGAGGGACAGAGAAAGGACAGGGGAGTGTTGATAGGGAAAGTACTGCAGTGTTTTGAGGTGCAGAGAGAGAAGGGGAAAAAGGTGAGAGTGACCGAGTGAGTTGAGTTGAGACTAGTTTGAAGTGAATCTGTGGAAAAAGAGACGAGTGTGGGTGATGTACGTGATGGATCTGTCGTGACTCACATGCTTGGTTAGACTGGGAGAGAAGTTTCAGTTTCTGACTCTGTGGGTGGCTGGGGTCACTTGCCCTTACATTATGTGCATTTTTATTCTTGATCATTAATTCATTATATGAGTTAATgaataataaaattagaatatttcaCCTCAAAACGGTTATTTTTAGTGAGGGCTGATTTTGGCACATCCAAAATTACAAACTACACATCATCtttatattttaataataattGTTCCACCATCTCTTCTCACTTCCCATTAAACCTTTGAATCAGaccaattttttctttcttttccccAGAGGCCAAAACACCCAACTCAAAAATAAGAACCGGAAGGGTCACCATAGATGTGACGTCAGCACCTGCATGCTTTTGCATAAGTTCATACCATCACACCTATAAAAtgattttgctcaagcaaaaaGTGGTTCTAGAAGTAAATTTTACTTCAAGtaaatcgatttcatattttgctcaatcaaatcgattttttcacatACACATTCACAATTTGCTTgaacaattcaattttgtcttgttgtgaaatgattaaatttttttaccagatatatttacaactaataataatgtgccacgtgtcgttatcgactcgatattatccaaaatttctgataagattttcgactaatagagaattgacaggtgtcactgccacgtgtcattgtcgGTAAAATAATTAGAgcagatttccgataagatttttgactagtagagaattgacacgtgttACTGCCACGTGTCAGTGTAGGCAAAATAATTGGACTAGATTTCTGgtaagattttcgaccaatttgctataaaacgtctaatatcactcattctATACTCACACCATTATGAAGAATCCGAGCATATAACTCATCTTTCAATCTAAATacttagcaacatttccttgttcatcactctgatgaatcctttcagcttccacaattttttcagACGGAGACAACATcaacaagaagatgatgacgatatggagcaatcattcgtgaatcaggtggtcatggcGGAAGTATAACacgatgatgaatcaacaCGACCAATCGGTTCACGTTGCGGTAAAAAACCGAATAAGCCATGTCAGAGGCTATCTAGGGGACgcaatctcatggaagattacttcatcgaacGTCCAATCTTCAACGCTCAAGACTTTCACCGGAGGTACAGGATGAGCAGAgaccgattcaacattatcatgacggacctctgcaactacgacatgtcttggcatcaaagagaagacgccactggtttgctagggctacttccccaacaaaagatgatcgGGGCTCTACGAATGCTAGCGTACGGGTCAGCCGCAGATCAGTGTACTAAAATTACAAGGATGGGGGAATCGACTACCCGAGAATGTATGAAGGAGGTTTGCAGCCAAGTGGTTCATTTAtatggtccaagatacctCCGCAGTCCAACACCAGCAGACCTCACGTGACTACTAGCTAAAGGCGAACGCCGAGGTTTTCCAGGTATGATTGGAAGCATCGACTGCATGCACtgggagtggaagaactgCCCAACCGCCTATCAAGGGGCATACTCGAGGCGAAAGGGTCACCCAACGGTTATCCTAAAGGCAATGGCCTCGTATGATATATGGATATGGCACAGTTTTTTTAGGTGTCATAaagctaaaaatgacattaatgtgctCCACCTATCGATTGTGTTCTCAGAGATCTTTGCCGGAAGAGGCCCAACTGTCGTCTACGAAGTCCACGGATAGAGGTACACCACAACTTATTATCTGGCTGACGAaatatatccaaggtactctacatttgtcaaaaaaatttccaatccccaacgccgcaagataagctcttcgcaaagaaacaagaggcaTACCGGAAAGATGTGGAAAGCGCATTTGGCATCTTGCAATCTCGATGGACAATTATACGTCATAGTtgtacattgcaccacaaatcggtaatga containing:
- the LOC126796253 gene encoding serine/threonine-protein kinase BSK2 — protein: MGCLQSKTAHLHSPDDPSPLPEPLKPDPADGDQAEVGDQVPAFKEYSLNELRKATNGFISEFIVSESGEKAPNVVYKGKLENNRLVAVKRFSKQSWPDAQQFVAEAAGVGKLRHKRLVNLIGCCAEGEERLLVAQYMPNDTLSKHLFHWDKQPLPWEMRVRVAHYIVQALDHCNTENRKIYHDLNAYRVLFDEDGDPRLSSFGLMKNSRDGKSYSTNLAYTPPEFLRTGRVIPESVIYSYGTVLLDLLSGKHIPPLHALDLIRGQNVLLLMDSSLEGKYENDDATKLVELASKCLQSEARDRGDIKCLLTAVAPLQKKEVASHVLMGLPNNKNTVVVPTMLSPLGKACARMDFSDVHDILLKTGYRDEEGAENELSFQEWTQQVQDMLNTKKFGDIAFRDKDFKNAIEYYSKLIGMMSVPSATVFARRAFSYLMNGQAELALRDAMQAQVCIPEWPTAFYLQALALSKLGMETDAQDMLNDGAAFEAKRHSIWRG